The Megalopta genalis isolate 19385.01 chromosome 8, iyMegGena1_principal, whole genome shotgun sequence sequence GTCGATATTAATATAGATAAGCAGTCTTAAACAACATAGACAATATTTAAAAAGTGCTTCATATTATTTTAAAGTTAAATTTATATGTATTGCTTTGCTATTGTTTTGACAAAAATGGATGACATTTGTACAATAACTATCTTATTTATAAACTCTGTATTATAAGGTAATGTACAAAAATTTGTTACAGAAATACATATTGTGTTTCCAATGAGATTCCTCTAAATCTTGGAGTATTCATCCTGTGTAGTGTGCACATATTGTTCatattttgtttcttttggaaatatcttttttaaattttgcgatgaattatatatttataatatattagaatatcATAATGTGCTTTCTTGTTTGAAATGACTGTAGTGAATTGAATTCAATGTCCATAATACACTATCTTACGTTTGCCATAAATAATGAGTTCTTGTTCACTTTCAGTCAAATACATTGGTTTCTTATTCTTAGAATAGTCTTACTATATTATCATCTTAAATCTTTAATATGCTGTGAAAAActgttttgcataaaaaattgttgatgtacatattttttttttttaaatgctaCACCATTAAAGACATTTTTGCACGTGGTCCTTTTTAGCAAAATCCAGAAACAACACAAGGATAACAACAGTAAAGCACTGTTTAAAAGGGATCTCAATAATTGTCCAGTGTCCATTATGCACTACAAAAACCAAGACAACGAGGTCCActctaatttttttttatcaacTGATCACTTGCTGCAACATCATGCTGACAGTCAATCAGTTACAGAGTTCTTCGCTTTTCAGTATGTCACATTCACATTAGACAAACACCGAAATGAATTGGTTGATTTCTTTTACTACAAAACATGGCGTCATCCCAGTCTGCAATGACTTTGGCATTTGGTTCAAGTTACGCAACATAATTGTACTCATTTGCATTATCTTTGTCTCGCTCCATATAATCCCTATCTATAAGAGATTCAATTCGTTTTTTCAAGTCAGCCGGctgaaaaaaatatatttacgtTGTTATATAATTACACAGATATTACATACtacttaatatatatatttaattcgaGCTATGTATAATGTTAATTACATACCTTCACAGGGAACTTTAATTGATTATACAGTTCACTAATTAATAAATTGTGTGTAAGCGTTTTCCTCATTTTCATAATTCTAACAATAGCTGCATCTATTTGATATTGTCTATCTTGGTAAACTCGTTCTTCTGTAGCTTTCTGTTCTTCGTTctaaaaaataaacaatagaTTAGTTAATATTAAGTGCtccaataaaatataaaactacAATTTGTAAGAGGATATTTGTACCGTTtctttcatttggatttgattaattttaattctgaataatttgttcgtGAAATCTGCATTGAAGACAAATCTATCATTATCTGCAATATCTCTTCCTCTTGGATTCTTTTTTAATACTCTAGCTTTTCCGCAAGCTAAAGATTGCAAAGTTCTTCTAAGTTCACCATCTTCTATATTTGTTGCTGCCTTTATATCTTCCAGGGATAAGTTATCAGAATCATTAAACATAATTAATACCAACGCTTGAAACAATGATACTTGAAACTCTTTGTTACCCTATTACAACattgaaatgaaaaaatattcaGTATTTTTAATACATACAATTCagatattacaaataatacttattgaatattaaaaatacCTGATTAAACCACGCTTTTAGAACACAATGACCTAGAGTAGGTTGCCATTGTAATTTTCTGCCACTGTGCTTTCCCAAGTAAAATTTGTTAAATACATCTTGATATTGAACCATTTCTGGTGGTAATGTTACTTCCATCACAGGGTATGTTGGCCAATAACCCATTGTAAGTATTGACACAGTTAAATCCAAGTTATTCGCTGACAACTCATTTTGTAAATTTCCTGCATACTAAATAAGAAGAacgtttttaatatttaaaaactaTACAATATTTTTAGATATGTCGTAATTTATCCTTACCTGCTTAAAAGCAATGTTAATATCTTTACTGAGTTCCATATCTTTGAACATTCCTTCCAATTTACTAGTAAAACCACCTCCACATTCTTGTTTTAATTTCGACAACATAGACTTCTCAGCATCAACAGAAGCTGATTTACCCACTAACAAACGTTTTGCCAAATCTTTCTTATAAAATGCTTCGAATACATCTTTTCCGTGTATAAATCTAAACAGTACCATAATTTTATCTAATAATCTTTCTAATTCTTCCTCAGTTGCTTCTTTATTACCCGCGCGCAATTTGCAATCAACAAACTTTGCTGTAATTAAAAATTACGtatgaaatcatttttgtaaaaaGTAATGGTGATATTAACCACGTAAATGCGCAATAACATTACCTATTAATTCAGCTGGTTTATTTGCGCGCTGATTAataaaagcttcaaaagcttcttttaaactatttgaaaatttctcatttttatgaaaaCATGTATTAACTATGTTATCCATTTTATCTTTAAAATCCAAAAGTTCTTGAACCATAGTCTTGTCTTTTTCTGGATCTATAACTATGGTTTTACCCTTTTTCtatgaaaatttaagaaaaagtGTAATTTTAGTTTTGACAATTTGATGTACATTAAAGCAGTTTTCAAATATAAATATGGTGCATACCTTTATATAGGAATTGAAACTCAAACATAGTTCTACAAGGCCATTCTTAACTcgactatataaattataaagtaaaGATAAATCACTAATTCTATTTTCATCCAACAAACCACTTAATCCTTTTTGTAATATGCTGGTAATATGCTCAGATAACAATTGTTTTTCTACTGTATGGATTAGCGACCACctaaaatattaaattgcaaATATCATATGTAAGAAGTATTAAAAACCTAAGTAGAAATAATTGTTACATACTTTGTAGATGCATCAAGATAATGTAACAAACGTTCATTCTCTTCTTGAAGTCGTTTGTCTACATGTGCTAAGTACTCTGGAACATCATGTTCATTCATTAGTCTTTGTCCTTCTGCAGCATATAGTCTTTCTGTAGCTATCAGGAatctattaataaaaattcaatgagCAAGctagaaaaaaatattaatcAATCACATTTATGAAAGATTCATACTTCGTGGCAAAGGCATCTTGGTAAATTTGTAGATCTGATAACATTCGTAATAGTGACTTAAGAAGTGTTCTGTCTACTGTATCACCTTGCCGTTCTTTCTCTATAAGCATAAGTAATCCTTCTACTGTACGTGTCTGAACCAAATTGTTCAGAACGATATATACTCTAAATAAATGTAATCCCATATccctaaaaatatatttaaaatatgtaAGAcattaataacataaatatttacaaTCAAGTGAATAGTACTTACCAAATGGATAAAATACTTGGATTTTGTAATACATATGTTCTATCCAGGTATAGAAAAATACTCCTAATCATAATCATTTGCCTACAATGTGACTGCCAACACTCattcatttttttcaaaaatatatgccTGTCCATGGATTCTGCCAAGAATTGTTCTATGTTAGCCTGAACATGAGCTTCTGTTAGCCCTGTCAGTTTTGTATATAATGTAGATGCCATTTTGTGGTTACACATGTTTTCAACAGCCTGGTAAAGTTCTTCTAATGAATAACGAATACTTTTGCTGGTTTGTATGGCAATTACAGCTTCTTGCAACTTCTCCCATGTTTGTTCTTGATAATTTTCTGGTAATTTTGGCTTATCTAAATAAAATTTACCATATTAGAACCAGCATTTCTCCATATTTCCATGTATaagatttatttataaaaaaacgaAAGTGGAAATAATTTTATTCCTTGTTTCAAACataaaagataataaaaatcaaagttaaatttatatttgagTAATATGCATCTACTTAAAGATCATTACAAAAATAGttcgtttatatttatttttgcatTAGTCATACGGAAGAGGGAAACGAAGCCGTGTAAGCGGACATCTTAAATCAATTACACAATCATAGGAAATACGAAAGTTCTGGAAACCGTacaaaaaacgaacaaataatgCGCCTTAAGAACATTTATCCATTTTTAGTTCTATTCAATCTTCGGGTTAGGTTATGTTAGTCTCGTATTGTTAATCCCTATCAGAATGATTTTATCCTTCGCTCAACGAATAAATACGCATTATGAAAGAAATGTTGCAATCCTCGATGGCACAATGCCAACGATAAATTCTATACAGAATGAATCTTGTCGCTAATCATCACCAGCTGACTTTGAGGTTAGGTGGTCCTGTGATGTCGCTTACTTTTGAAGTTTTTGATGACAAGCTTTCTGGCAGTGCCCGTCTTCGCACTTGCCAAACTTGGTGAAATGACGCCGTTTGGGTTCCCGACGGTCAATGCCGAGAAATTAGCCCTCTTCTGCGTATCTGTCGCGGCCGCGGCTGTGTCCGTCATGTTTTCAATCCCGTCGATCCCCGTGACCGGAACGGCGGACAGCTTGCTGCGTTTCGCAGCACCGACGTTCACCAGCGCTGCGTGATCGGTGGCTGTCCTCTTCACCTGTGCTGTAGAGGCCAGAACCTGAGTCCCTCCAAGCCTAGACATATGCGTGCATTACTCGGTCGCCGGTCCTCAGCACTCGGAAAACACAGTTTTCCACCGAGAAATCCACAACCGATTCTCCCACTACCGTTCTACCTTTGTCCCTGTGCGTTCTAACAAGCGGAAAAAACTTATTTATCCACGAATACTGCTCGCGACGAGACTCTTGCGAACAATTGGCGATCGCTGCGCACGCGTTTCGCGCTTACCCGGCGCGCTCCGCGTGTTTACCGCGGATCTTAAATCTTAAACTGTTTTTCCTCCTTTCTACGTCTTTtgcattttataaaaaaaaactttAATTCGAATCGGACAAATATTACACTTATAAATACATTTTGTTATGATCTTTTATTTATGTAagtgtaataatatttttttggtTAAGTCTTTGATAAGTCGATATGTACTCCGTTTTTAAAGGTATTAATTTGTGAAATCAAAAATTCAAGAATTACTGTTacacattttaatttattactTTTTCGTATTATGGTGAGGTTATTTTagctaatataatattatataaaatgtaaaaaaagatATTTTTTGTAATGtattagaaatttattttacCCAGATTTACATTCAATCCTCTCTGTAAAATATTTACACTTTAATCATGATACAGCATGTATAGGCAGAAATATTGTATCAGAATAGATTTTACTGATTTTTATTTATGGAAAATAGAGATTTTGATCTAAATTATGTTTAATTTATAGCTGTTTCTAAAATTACTTGTTTCTGACAATATGTAGGCTTAATAATATATTCAGTGCATTGATAGTGCAACATTTTAAAACGAGTGACGTTCCACATTAACTTGCCTTGCTACAATATAAtcgattaataaaaaatatcataAAAGTTTATACATGTGCGTATAAAACTGTTTAATATCGTTTAACAGTATATATAAAGATATGTCGATAATTATAATTCTGTCTTTAAAAAATGCAAGAATTGTGACATATATTCtataaagaaaaatagataCATCTTAGAAAAGTATATATAAGTCAAAGTAACAAAgtggaaataaataaaaaatgtcttttataacattaattaatgaaataaatGTCAATGTCCATTATATacaaatcattgtttatctgaCATAGTCAAACGACTAATTTATATGTTAAGTTATCACTGTGctcaatatattaataatatgtgTGCATTCAATTTGTTAACTTACAATACTCTCCTTTAAAATCCTACAATTTCATTGGCAACTAAGTTAATGCAGTAGTAATCATTTTTTCCTCTATTTTTTACATACCTTGTAAGCTATACTGTACACTATTCAATCAAAAAATACATATTGTATCCGTTATGTATTTCTAAACACGTAAATCGCTTTTGAGTTGAAAATTATACATCTAAAATGCTACACTCTTtcaaaaattattgtaatacTAAAATTGAGCATAACCCCATTAACTACAAGGGTGCCCTTTCGTTTACAAGAGAAGAATGATCTGGAACAATTTTATTAGACATCTCAAAAGAATCGACTAAAAAAGCTTTTCTTTTCTTCATCTTGTTTAATTTTTCGTAAAAAGATGCGATCGATATCTTTAAAAACATTTTTACTAGACTGAGATGCATTAACATAGTAATGAATTCCTTGCAAAGCATAATAATCAATTAATGGTTGGGTTTGTGTATGATATACCGCTAACCGTTTCTTCAATGCATCTACATTGTCATCAGATCTTCTAATTAATGGCTCCCCAGTGATCTATTAAGAATAAATACTGTTACTTATTTAACTCTACTCAACAACCATTGTTACTTATTAAATTAATCGGAtttaaaaaagtttcattacTCACGTCATCTTTCATAGGAACTTTGGGAGGAGCAAATTCTTCATGATATGATCTACCGCTTGCAGTATGTATCAGACGACCTGTGATTCTCTTTATCAATAAGTTATCAGCAATTCCGAACTCTATTACAGCATCCAGCTTAGTTTTTCTCTTCTTTAGCATATCATCAAgctatttaaaaatttatttaaatactacTTTAATGTTTTCTTTCTCAatgtcatgtcaaggtcaagtGGTCTACTTaagttaaataattatataataacaattctAACTAAGTTCATTTAAATATTGCTATAAGATTGATTAAGCTGTTCATTATACATACAGCAGAAATCAGTTTCTGCAAAATGCTATAATAACAAAGTTTTTTCATAAACTTACTTTTTCTGCTTGAGGAATGCTTCTGGGAAAGCCATCCAATAGGAAACCCTGTTTGCATTCTGGTTTGTCCAAATTATGATCGATCAAGTTAACTACAAGGTCATCACTAACCAATTTACCTTCATCTATTACCTTTTGGATTTCCCTACCAAGAGCTGACCCAGATTGTGTCTCTGCTCTAAGCATATCACCTGTGGAAAGGTGACATACACAATATCGTTGCTTGAATAGCGGAGcctgaaaaatgatcaaatacCTTTAAAAAGTATGCAGAAGAATTTAGGTAGAAACAATTTCTAAGTATGTGaagaataattatatataatatatatttaaaaggaAAAAAAGTTTACTTGCGTCCCCTTTCCACTACCAGGTGGCCCCAATAAAACCGCCTTAATTCCTCTATGAGGTACTTCTTGCGGCAGTTCTGAAGCTTCTTTTACTACTGTTTCTGTTCGCGGTGCCATTTTATATCTGTCGGATTTTCttttaatgaaaatatgaaatatagaaagagagagcgcgaatTAGAAACTTAGAGAGTGCTTATATCAAAGTTCACTATCAAGAGTACATATCACCGTTACGAGCAATGTGATTATCGAGCACCATTAATTCTCTTCAACTCTTATGCCTATGCTATGCGCTATGCTGTGCTATGCTCATATGCTATGTATGTAATAATTGGTAATAATGTAATCGCGCAACGCAGTGCTACAGAGTATGTAGTATTTAACCAGATGCGAAACTCATATCACAGCATTTGACTTAACCTTTGTGTTTTCCACTCCCTACGTAGAGATCTTGGGCACAGCTTAGAGCCAGTGTTGCCACTTCTTGATAAATCAACATTACAATCATGCCTCACCATAGTAAGCAATTCTACTTCGCTATAGTACAGTAGTACCTCACTGTAGTAGGCCAAGCGGGGGCAACCGGCCAAGAATTATGAAGCAGGTAAAGAAATCTGATTGGTCGATGCTTcacagctaaaccacttttcgCCTAGTAGGATTCTTGACCACACAGTCCAGCGTATTTACGAACGTTTTGAAACGGTGACCATTTCTgcaattattttattaacttAGCCATCCCAGTGTACTTGTAAACTGTGACGGgcagcaatcatttttaatttgatcATCAACGTCAATTTAAATTTCAATTTGAATCACGgttacaattttaatttcatctTGAATTTCAAATTCAACTCCTATTTCAATTtcagtttcaatttcaatttcaattgccAGGAATTCATTGTCGGTATATTTTGAGGTGTCGGTATCATGCTGGCATTAGCTGAACCGTTATTAGTATTGAAGTGGAAGGTTAACGATTTCGGAGAGATCTCCGAAGTCACAACACCGATCGGTGTTCGCCGATCTTCCGTGAGTTAGTCGAGCGAAGCGGCCAAATTCGAAAGGAGACTTGTAACTTTCGGCTATGGCATCGATAAAATGGCACGCTCGCTGGGCGCAAAGCAGATACTGACGACCATCCACAATATTACGATTACGCCTACAATTACGATTACGATTTCGAACTCGGCCACAAATACAATCCACGATTACGATTTACGATAACGAATTATAAAATAACGAACATGGCTTACGATTACGGTTTACGATTCGAGCGTGCCATTACGGAAATTATTGTTGTACTATTTTTTGGAAATGTATTTTGTGTGCCTGATTGTTTATCGTAGTAGTTACCGGTATTcgtaatttcaatttcaattggaATTTAGAATTCACCTTCAACTTTAAATTCAATTGCAATCCTAGTTCcaattataatttcaattacagttacaattttaatttcggtttcaatttcaatttctattccaacttcaatttcaatttcaatttcaatttcaatttcaatttaaatttctattccgacttcaatttcaatttccatttcgatctaaatctaaatccaAATCCAAATCTAAATCTAAGTTTgaaatctaaatctaaatctaagtctgaaatctaaatctaaatctaaatctaaatctaaatctaaatctaaatctaaatctaagTCTAAGTCTAAAATCTAAATCTAAGTCTGAAATCGGAATCGGAGTAGGAATCGGAATCAGAATTGATACCGGTATCAGGAATACCGGTAATAGCAACGGTAAACAGTGAGGCacacaaaataaaatacaaccGTAATCGTAAGCCGTGTTCGTTATCTTATAATTTGGTATCGTAAATTGTAATCGTGGATCATATTTGTAGCCGCGTTCGTAGTCGTAATCGTATTTATAATTCTAGGCGTAAAGGTAATATTGTGGATGGTCGTCGCGATCTGCTTCGCGTCCAGcgagcaatttattttatcgaTGCGCTAGCCGAACGTTACCAGTCTCCTTTCGAATTTGACCGCTTCGCACGACCAGCGTCTGACACCCGATAGTTGTCCTAGCAACGCCGCgatgtttaaataaatacaaCGCGGTGTTCACGTACGCACGCACACTTACGTCGCGCATGGTTACTCACGAAAGTGGACGAACGCGATGGTGTTGGGACTTCTCGGAGGTCTTTCCGAAATCGTTTACCTGCGGTTCCAACACTAATATCGGTTTAGCTAATATCAATATGATATCGACATATATGTACGTATATTAAAGCAGCAGCTATATAGAAATGTTAAATCAAACtttgtttaatattattttatgtattATTCGCCTTCTGTTATCATACGGtaatttttttaacatttttatattttcatgacGATAgcattaaacaatatttatttgatctattttatttattttatttaacgcgaaaggtatttatttaatatgtaaaaaattttataataatatgggAGACTTACAGTAATTCATTCACGATAAGACTTTATCGTGACAATCGAAGGCAACCGATTTAAAGGTTATCGGCCGATAAGCGCTGCGAACAAAAAGCTGAGATTAATACGCTACCGGTCGGTAAGCGTTG is a genomic window containing:
- the Cul4 gene encoding cullin 4, producing the protein MSRLGGTQVLASTAQVKRTATDHAALVNVGAAKRSKLSAVPVTGIDGIENMTDTAAAATDTQKRANFSALTVGNPNGVISPSLASAKTGTARKLVIKNFKNKPKLPENYQEQTWEKLQEAVIAIQTSKSIRYSLEELYQAVENMCNHKMASTLYTKLTGLTEAHVQANIEQFLAESMDRHIFLKKMNECWQSHCRQMIMIRSIFLYLDRTYVLQNPSILSIWDMGLHLFRVYIVLNNLVQTRTVEGLLMLIEKERQGDTVDRTLLKSLLRMLSDLQIYQDAFATKFLIATERLYAAEGQRLMNEHDVPEYLAHVDKRLQEENERLLHYLDASTKWSLIHTVEKQLLSEHITSILQKGLSGLLDENRISDLSLLYNLYSRVKNGLVELCLSFNSYIKKKGKTIVIDPEKDKTMVQELLDFKDKMDNIVNTCFHKNEKFSNSLKEAFEAFINQRANKPAELIAKFVDCKLRAGNKEATEEELERLLDKIMVLFRFIHGKDVFEAFYKKDLAKRLLVGKSASVDAEKSMLSKLKQECGGGFTSKLEGMFKDMELSKDINIAFKQYAGNLQNELSANNLDLTVSILTMGYWPTYPVMEVTLPPEMVQYQDVFNKFYLGKHSGRKLQWQPTLGHCVLKAWFNQGNKEFQVSLFQALVLIMFNDSDNLSLEDIKAATNIEDGELRRTLQSLACGKARVLKKNPRGRDIADNDRFVFNADFTNKLFRIKINQIQMKETNEEQKATEERVYQDRQYQIDAAIVRIMKMRKTLTHNLLISELYNQLKFPVKPADLKKRIESLIDRDYMERDKDNANEYNYVA
- the Ak2 gene encoding adenylate kinase 2, which translates into the protein MAPRTETVVKEASELPQEVPHRGIKAVLLGPPGSGKGTQAPLFKQRYCVCHLSTGDMLRAETQSGSALGREIQKVIDEGKLVSDDLVVNLIDHNLDKPECKQGFLLDGFPRSIPQAEKLDDMLKKRKTKLDAVIEFGIADNLLIKRITGRLIHTASGRSYHEEFAPPKVPMKDDITGEPLIRRSDDNVDALKKRLAVYHTQTQPLIDYYALQGIHYYVNASQSSKNVFKDIDRIFLRKIKQDEEKKSFFSRFF